The proteins below come from a single Fastidiosipila sanguinis genomic window:
- a CDS encoding AI-2E family transporter — MTIDKTTSRRIVGIVAISLLLAWGIGHIDGAPKIFQYIVNVTLPVLVGGLMAFILNLPMRAIERSLFGKPWKSDKEKYRKRLARPISILLTLIITGTIIALIIFLVVPDIVRTIVSFFQSLPGAVQGINNWFIKFSEENPQIASYLQASSFNINNLLNQFINWLYSTSSQLATTLLGLISGTVTGVINFFIAVIFSIYFLARKEALFREFKAVGYSLLPEIYMDKLLQFTSLCSLIFSKFFAGQGIESLIFGTLTFLGLIIFRFPFPITISVLQMLGAFIPIVGAFISAAIGGILIWVETSIVDALLFVLMIVVIQQIEGNVIYPRVMGSQIGLPSFWVLVAVTCGTQLFGLVGTVLAVPTTTIFYLLIQAWSNRRIIEKKVDPYKVVNFEKALEMEDGEVSTRKTAARIVEPVRPKVKLSVNRVDTDAVSYDTDASEEFDFDSQYYELRRNQAPEISEMDVSKKLKREAWKHPFMSKRQLLELIMNSEDEDHAEKDDPKHSDFE, encoded by the coding sequence ATGACGATTGACAAAACTACAAGTAGAAGAATTGTTGGAATAGTAGCAATATCACTTTTGCTTGCTTGGGGAATTGGCCATATTGATGGTGCTCCGAAGATATTTCAATATATAGTTAATGTCACTTTACCAGTTCTTGTTGGTGGTTTAATGGCTTTTATTTTGAACTTGCCAATGCGTGCTATTGAGAGAAGCTTATTTGGCAAACCATGGAAGTCGGATAAGGAGAAATATCGTAAACGTCTTGCTAGACCTATTAGTATACTTTTGACATTGATTATTACAGGCACAATAATTGCCTTAATAATCTTTCTCGTTGTACCTGATATAGTTAGAACTATAGTATCCTTTTTCCAAAGCTTACCCGGTGCAGTTCAAGGTATAAATAACTGGTTTATTAAATTTAGTGAGGAGAATCCTCAGATAGCCTCATATCTTCAGGCCTCATCTTTTAACATTAATAACTTACTTAACCAATTTATAAACTGGCTATATAGTACGAGTTCTCAGCTAGCTACTACTTTGTTAGGGCTTATTAGCGGAACAGTTACAGGTGTTATTAACTTTTTTATTGCTGTGATTTTCTCGATATATTTCTTGGCGAGAAAAGAAGCTCTCTTCAGAGAATTTAAGGCAGTGGGATACTCATTGTTGCCTGAAATATACATGGATAAACTTTTGCAGTTTACTTCACTCTGTAGTTTGATTTTCTCCAAGTTCTTTGCAGGACAAGGTATTGAATCATTAATTTTTGGTACATTGACATTTTTGGGGCTGATAATTTTCCGCTTCCCATTCCCAATTACCATATCTGTGCTACAAATGTTAGGTGCATTTATTCCAATTGTTGGTGCTTTTATTTCTGCTGCAATTGGAGGAATATTAATATGGGTTGAGACGTCAATTGTTGATGCATTGTTATTTGTCTTAATGATTGTAGTGATACAGCAAATAGAAGGAAATGTTATTTATCCAAGAGTTATGGGTTCTCAGATTGGATTGCCTTCATTCTGGGTACTTGTTGCCGTTACATGCGGTACCCAATTATTTGGTTTAGTAGGTACAGTTTTGGCAGTTCCGACTACTACTATTTTCTATCTTTTGATCCAAGCTTGGAGCAATCGTAGGATTATTGAGAAAAAAGTAGATCCTTATAAAGTTGTAAATTTTGAAAAAGCTCTAGAGATGGAAGATGGGGAAGTGTCAACAAGAAAAACTGCAGCACGAATTGTTGAACCGGTTAGACCAAAGGTTAAGTTAAGTGTCAATAGAGTAGATACAGATGCTGTGAGTTATGACACAGATGCTTCTGAAGAATTTGATTTTGACTCCCAGTATTACGAACTAAGAAGGAACCAAGCTCCAGAGATTTCAGAAATGGATGTCTCTAAGAAACTAAAACGTGAAGCTTGGAAACATCCTTTTATGAGTAAGAGACAATTATTAGAATTGATTATGAATTCTGAAGATGAAGATCATGCGGAAAAAGATGATCCTAAGCATTCTGATTTTGAATAA
- the gap gene encoding type I glyceraldehyde-3-phosphate dehydrogenase — MAIKLGINGFGRIGRLVVRAMHDRGLLGKEIDLVAVADFSTDADYFAYQMKYDTTQGVFQGEISTEKSSPDKESNDVLVIDGDKILCVPAQRTPAELPWGELGVEYVIEATGAFTQKEKAAGHLEAGAKKVLLSAPGKGGVKTIVNGVNSSEYVSAEHDVVSNASCTTNCLAPLVHVLLQEGFGVEEGLMTTVHAYTATQKTVDGVSQKDWRGGRAAAANIIPSTTGAAKAVGQVLPEVNGLMTGMSFRVPVPTGSVVDLTVRTKKATSIEEIDAAMKKASETYLKDVLAYCTDEIVSSDIVHNTHTSIYDSKATLQNNLEGSTNFFKIVSWYDNEWGFSNSMIKTLQHMYEEDQKA, encoded by the coding sequence ATGGCAATTAAACTTGGTATTAATGGTTTTGGTCGTATTGGACGTCTAGTAGTACGCGCAATGCACGACAGAGGACTTTTAGGAAAAGAAATCGACTTGGTAGCAGTAGCTGACTTCTCAACAGATGCAGACTACTTCGCATATCAAATGAAATATGATACAACTCAAGGTGTTTTCCAAGGCGAAATCTCAACAGAGAAGAGCTCACCAGACAAAGAAAGCAATGACGTTTTAGTAATTGATGGCGACAAGATTCTATGTGTTCCTGCACAAAGAACTCCAGCAGAATTACCATGGGGTGAATTAGGTGTAGAATATGTTATCGAAGCTACAGGTGCTTTCACACAAAAAGAAAAAGCAGCTGGTCACTTAGAAGCAGGTGCTAAGAAAGTTCTATTGAGTGCTCCTGGTAAAGGTGGCGTTAAGACAATCGTTAACGGTGTTAATAGCTCAGAATACGTATCAGCAGAACATGACGTAGTTTCAAACGCATCATGTACAACAAACTGTTTAGCACCACTAGTTCACGTTTTACTACAAGAAGGCTTCGGTGTTGAAGAAGGTTTGATGACTACAGTTCACGCTTATACAGCAACACAAAAAACTGTTGACGGTGTTTCTCAAAAAGACTGGAGAGGTGGACGTGCAGCAGCAGCTAATATTATTCCTTCAACAACAGGTGCAGCTAAAGCAGTTGGTCAAGTTCTTCCAGAAGTTAACGGTTTAATGACAGGTATGTCATTCCGTGTTCCAGTACCTACAGGTTCAGTAGTTGACTTGACAGTACGTACTAAGAAAGCTACATCAATCGAAGAAATCGATGCAGCAATGAAGAAAGCTTCAGAAACATACTTGAAAGACGTATTAGCATACTGTACAGATGAAATCGTATCAAGCGATATCGTACACAATACTCATACATCAATCTATGATTCAAAAGCTACATTACAAAACAACCTAGAAGGTTCAACAAACTTCTTCAAGATTGTAAGCTGGTATGACAATGAGTGGGGATTCTCAAACTCAATGATCAAAACATTACAACACATGTATGAAGAAGACCAAAAAGCTTAA
- a CDS encoding G5 domain-containing protein → MAKNNSFKKKAWSLFLVFALVLGFLPINLVQAADEWPNYAEEEAMIKNYNDKERYRQTDLQPGDTSQTLDSTDERVEKDGFKFELKNPSPTSPSKTQYGYQITIDKKTGQRTYTKVAVTDSGLILVNPGNKPMMGKGDKLTPESAAVSYKPQENTELTSSGRQRNLNYEASNETLEHINNKDNNSTSFGFNDNYTQNNPSIKFFGDSFGITYKVNPWPNENDKLELIKLNGSHNKTEFVQGQTITTDISVENLDDNARERLVGQVYHPVTGKIVPGAKASINEDDKVVITMPEGVIDENGNLNKDSIFYKDPNFKGIQSLEVKFFTRPRTADEFNSIAQAPEEEWDKGTYVETGAGTDTINHKGQDVVIDKQGIDRYDHYNLIGSFKLNLDDTRYYDQGFIDGNKADTSKHTSSAVKPGEEFEVKLYVPEDRKDEDLFPHQKTPEEMEAAKDGNQAVGSIDWQFINKINEGKKPEDQWKLEYDETSLPTTFKITPPKSARAGDFVAVPLTYTYTNGSTDVHWFHFVVQESTNNRPEYLVQVNYPSIEQKSTPKVPKDDKKLSPTSYSIPDGVAFKDDHGNEWDVSIDATTGEVTAKPIDSSKFDGGEKIQVPVTAHYTDPNEPEKQIEETGIIAEFVIKEKANMTPRYNAKAGKAGDILSSEVILNEEDKFNRRPTKFTLESDTYVDDKGNTWNVSIDENTGTVTATVPNPEEGKSIDGALLNVPVSAHYYEANGEVEVATREVEVQFVSYGTNGTFDKIEEIPFETKVEKDPDLKKGEIKVITEGKKGSKKVTYTIKDSVVDETLTKEVILEEAQERLIHVGEGVNDGTHKIEEKVEIPFETVVEFDDTLAPGEKKVTQEGVPGEKTRTTTLTIEDGKVTDEQTTEFKETKAPVKQIIKVGRNTDGKITHTEKIPFKYEISYDENLNSGEYVIDVPGQEGTKTTTWTISNSQVVGEPEVDVQDPVNAVIRVGKKDYTGEITHKESHEVPFEVEYRYSDELEAGQTKVEQKGEKGSYDIEYSQKIKNGEPDGDPTSTKTNEKAAKNEIVLIGTKPVTKVVEKPFNTEYIYDENLEAGKTEEVTPGKNGKVTITTTYDKDQEKVVTSETEEAATNRVVKIGGKTNGTEIVKEETPFEVEVKKDPSLKKGEWKYATDEAGNELRGEKGEQERTLTIENSKVTNISDPTVTKEAKKAVILIGEGTNDGTHEIVEKKALPFETIIEYDDSLEPGEEKVVQEGTPGEQERTNTLVIQDGKVVETKEGEFKTTKEPVNKIVKVGRKPSEGEVTKTIEREIPYETKVIYDENLEAGFQEIENEGKPGKEEVTITQKVKNSKPVGEATETVKTITEKEDRVVRVGVKPVVKEVELGNNTEYRHNPELKAGEEKVIEEGSKGSVKYTTTFNKETGKLEVTEERIEPKNKIVEYGTKTEGEFKYESEQAYNVIIRENPNLDAGTHKVVQEGIVGKTETTVKVVNSEEVSRETKTITEKQDMIIEIGTKNVCEIPPIDPENPEDPTDPEVTDPTDPETTDPTDPETTDPTDPEVTEPTDPEESEPTDPEVTEPTDPEVTKPTDPETPGTEKPDKPGSEKPSESSKNPKGTEPKQNNVGKTGAALSAYPVLGLVLVVGAALISKKKKED, encoded by the coding sequence ATGGCTAAAAATAATAGTTTTAAGAAAAAAGCTTGGAGTTTGTTTTTAGTTTTCGCTTTAGTTTTAGGCTTCTTACCAATTAACTTGGTACAAGCTGCAGATGAATGGCCTAACTATGCTGAAGAAGAAGCGATGATTAAAAACTATAACGACAAAGAGCGCTATAGACAAACTGATTTGCAACCAGGCGATACTAGTCAAACATTAGATAGCACTGATGAAAGGGTTGAAAAAGATGGTTTTAAATTTGAACTTAAAAATCCATCACCAACATCACCTAGTAAAACCCAGTATGGTTACCAAATCACAATAGACAAGAAGACAGGCCAAAGAACCTATACCAAGGTTGCTGTAACTGATTCTGGTCTTATTCTTGTAAATCCTGGAAATAAGCCAATGATGGGTAAGGGAGATAAATTAACTCCTGAATCTGCTGCTGTAAGCTACAAGCCACAAGAAAATACAGAGTTAACATCTAGTGGGAGACAAAGAAACTTAAACTACGAAGCAAGTAATGAAACTTTAGAGCACATCAATAATAAGGACAATAACTCTACTTCCTTTGGTTTTAATGATAATTACACTCAAAATAATCCTAGTATCAAGTTTTTCGGAGATAGCTTCGGTATAACCTACAAGGTCAACCCATGGCCAAATGAAAATGATAAGTTAGAGCTTATAAAGTTAAACGGAAGTCATAATAAAACGGAATTTGTTCAAGGACAAACTATAACTACTGACATATCAGTAGAAAATCTTGACGACAATGCTAGAGAAAGACTTGTAGGCCAAGTCTACCATCCTGTAACAGGTAAAATTGTACCTGGAGCTAAGGCATCTATTAATGAAGATGATAAAGTAGTTATTACAATGCCTGAAGGTGTGATAGATGAAAATGGAAATCTTAATAAGGATTCTATTTTTTATAAAGACCCTAACTTTAAAGGGATTCAAAGTTTAGAGGTTAAATTCTTTACTCGTCCAAGAACAGCTGATGAATTTAACTCTATAGCTCAAGCGCCTGAAGAAGAATGGGATAAAGGAACCTATGTTGAAACAGGTGCAGGCACTGATACAATCAACCACAAGGGACAAGATGTAGTAATCGACAAGCAAGGCATAGACCGCTACGACCACTACAACTTAATTGGTTCATTCAAGTTAAACCTTGATGATACAAGATACTACGACCAAGGATTTATCGATGGTAATAAAGCTGATACATCAAAACATACTTCATCTGCTGTAAAACCTGGTGAAGAGTTTGAAGTAAAGCTATATGTTCCAGAAGATAGAAAAGATGAAGATTTATTCCCACATCAAAAAACACCGGAAGAAATGGAAGCTGCTAAAGATGGAAATCAAGCAGTAGGATCAATTGATTGGCAGTTTATAAATAAGATTAATGAAGGAAAGAAACCTGAAGATCAATGGAAGTTAGAATATGATGAAACTTCACTTCCAACAACTTTCAAAATAACCCCACCAAAATCAGCTAGGGCTGGAGATTTTGTAGCTGTACCATTAACATATACTTATACTAATGGTTCAACAGATGTTCACTGGTTCCACTTTGTTGTTCAAGAATCAACAAATAATAGACCAGAGTATCTTGTCCAAGTAAACTATCCATCAATAGAACAGAAATCGACACCAAAGGTTCCAAAAGATGATAAGAAACTAAGTCCAACAAGTTATTCAATACCAGATGGAGTAGCTTTTAAGGATGATCATGGAAATGAATGGGATGTTTCTATTGATGCAACAACAGGTGAAGTAACAGCTAAGCCAATAGATTCAAGTAAGTTTGATGGTGGAGAGAAAATTCAAGTACCAGTAACAGCTCATTATACAGATCCAAATGAGCCAGAAAAACAGATAGAAGAGACAGGAATCATAGCTGAATTTGTTATAAAAGAAAAAGCTAATATGACTCCACGTTATAATGCCAAGGCTGGTAAGGCTGGAGATATTTTATCTTCAGAAGTTATATTAAATGAAGAAGATAAATTTAATAGAAGACCAACTAAATTTACCTTAGAATCAGATACTTATGTTGACGACAAAGGTAACACATGGAATGTATCAATTGATGAAAATACAGGTACAGTAACAGCTACAGTTCCAAATCCTGAAGAAGGTAAATCAATAGATGGGGCATTATTAAATGTACCAGTATCAGCTCATTATTATGAAGCTAATGGTGAAGTTGAGGTTGCTACAAGAGAAGTAGAAGTTCAATTTGTATCTTATGGAACCAATGGAACTTTTGATAAAATTGAAGAAATTCCTTTTGAAACTAAAGTAGAAAAAGATCCAGACCTTAAGAAAGGTGAGATCAAAGTAATTACTGAAGGTAAAAAAGGTTCTAAGAAAGTAACTTACACTATAAAAGATTCTGTAGTTGATGAAACTCTAACTAAAGAAGTCATTCTAGAAGAAGCACAAGAGCGTCTAATTCATGTTGGTGAAGGCGTAAATGATGGTACACATAAGATAGAAGAAAAAGTTGAGATACCATTTGAGACCGTTGTGGAATTTGATGATACTCTTGCACCAGGAGAGAAAAAAGTAACTCAAGAAGGTGTTCCTGGAGAAAAGACAAGAACAACAACATTAACAATTGAAGATGGTAAAGTTACAGACGAACAAACAACAGAATTTAAGGAAACAAAAGCACCAGTAAAACAAATTATTAAAGTAGGTAGAAATACAGATGGAAAAATTACTCATACAGAGAAGATTCCATTTAAGTATGAAATTTCCTACGATGAAAATCTAAACTCAGGCGAATACGTAATAGATGTCCCAGGACAAGAAGGTACTAAGACAACAACTTGGACAATTAGTAACTCTCAAGTTGTAGGAGAACCTGAAGTAGATGTTCAAGATCCAGTAAATGCTGTTATTAGAGTTGGAAAAAAAGATTACACTGGTGAAATTACTCACAAAGAATCTCATGAAGTACCATTTGAAGTTGAATATAGGTATTCTGATGAACTTGAAGCTGGTCAAACAAAAGTTGAACAAAAAGGTGAAAAAGGTTCATACGATATAGAATACTCACAAAAAATTAAGAATGGTGAACCTGATGGTGACCCAACATCAACTAAGACGAATGAAAAAGCAGCAAAAAATGAAATTGTTTTAATTGGTACAAAACCAGTTACAAAAGTTGTAGAGAAACCATTCAATACTGAATATATCTATGATGAAAATCTTGAAGCTGGTAAAACAGAAGAAGTTACTCCAGGTAAGAATGGAAAAGTTACTATAACAACTACATATGACAAAGATCAGGAGAAAGTAGTTACATCTGAAACAGAAGAAGCTGCTACAAATAGAGTTGTTAAAATTGGTGGTAAGACAAATGGAACTGAAATTGTTAAAGAAGAAACTCCATTTGAAGTTGAAGTTAAGAAAGATCCAAGCCTAAAGAAAGGCGAATGGAAATATGCTACTGATGAAGCTGGAAATGAATTAAGAGGTGAAAAGGGAGAACAAGAAAGAACTCTCACAATAGAGAACTCTAAAGTAACAAACATTTCTGACCCAACAGTAACAAAAGAAGCCAAGAAAGCTGTAATATTAATAGGTGAAGGCACCAACGACGGTACTCACGAAATAGTTGAAAAGAAAGCACTACCATTCGAAACAATCATTGAATATGATGATTCACTAGAACCAGGTGAAGAGAAAGTTGTTCAAGAAGGTACACCAGGAGAACAAGAAAGAACTAATACTTTAGTTATCCAAGATGGCAAGGTTGTAGAAACTAAAGAAGGTGAATTCAAGACAACTAAAGAACCTGTTAACAAGATTGTTAAAGTTGGTAGAAAACCAAGTGAAGGCGAAGTAACTAAGACTATCGAAAGAGAAATTCCTTACGAAACTAAGGTTATATATGATGAAAATCTTGAAGCTGGATTCCAAGAAATTGAAAATGAAGGTAAACCAGGTAAGGAAGAAGTAACTATTACACAAAAAGTAAAAAATAGTAAACCAGTTGGTGAAGCAACTGAAACAGTTAAGACAATTACAGAAAAAGAAGACAGAGTTGTAAGAGTTGGTGTAAAACCAGTTGTTAAAGAAGTTGAATTAGGAAACAATACAGAATACAGACACAATCCAGAACTTAAAGCCGGTGAAGAAAAAGTCATCGAAGAAGGTTCAAAAGGATCTGTAAAATACACAACTACATTCAACAAGGAAACAGGTAAGCTTGAAGTAACTGAAGAACGAATTGAACCTAAGAACAAAATCGTAGAATACGGTACAAAGACTGAAGGTGAATTCAAGTACGAAAGTGAACAAGCATACAATGTAATTATCAGAGAAAATCCTAATTTGGATGCTGGTACACATAAGGTTGTTCAAGAAGGAATAGTTGGAAAGACAGAAACAACTGTTAAAGTTGTAAATAGTGAGGAAGTCTCTAGAGAGACTAAGACAATCACAGAAAAACAAGACATGATTATTGAAATTGGTACTAAGAATGTCTGTGAAATTCCTCCAATAGATCCAGAAAATCCTGAAGATCCAACAGATCCAGAGGTAACAGACCCAACTGATCCAGAAACAACAGACCCAACTGATCCAGAAACAACAGACCCAACAGATCCAGAGGTAACTGAACCAACTGATCCAGAGGAAAGTGAACCAACAGATCCAGAGGTAACTGAGCCAACAGACCCAGAGGTAACAAAACCAACAGATCCTGAAACTCCAGGAACTGAGAAACCTGATAAACCAGGTTCAGAAAAACCTTCAGAAAGCTCAAAGAATCCTAAAGGAACTGAGCCAAAACAAAATAATGTTGGTAAGACAGGTGCAGCTTTGAGTGCTTATCCTGTATTAGGATTAGTCCTTGTTGTTGGTGCAGCTTTAATCAGCAAAAAGAAAAAAGAAGATTAA
- the hpf gene encoding ribosome hibernation-promoting factor, HPF/YfiA family, translating into MRIDIQSVDMKVGQELRNRIEDKLSKFDRYFDDSALCEVKCTTDGPDLKRVEITLHVDKKIYRAERSEDDIFTALDSAIDVLQGQIRKHKTLMSNMNGKYDSMKKFVQEELVDDVSADEEVDEVNYDFRYKSFEIQAMSDEEAAMQMDLLNHSFFVYISDETGHVNVIYKRKSDSYGVIEPIY; encoded by the coding sequence ATGAGAATTGATATACAAAGTGTAGATATGAAAGTTGGTCAAGAACTTAGAAATAGAATAGAAGACAAACTTTCTAAATTTGACAGATATTTTGATGATAGCGCCTTATGTGAAGTTAAATGCACTACAGACGGTCCTGACTTGAAGAGAGTTGAGATAACACTTCATGTAGACAAGAAGATTTATAGAGCAGAAAGAAGCGAAGATGATATTTTTACAGCTCTAGATTCAGCTATAGATGTGTTACAAGGACAAATTCGTAAGCATAAGACTTTGATGTCAAATATGAACGGCAAATACGATAGTATGAAGAAATTCGTTCAAGAAGAACTAGTAGACGATGTAAGTGCTGACGAAGAGGTTGATGAAGTAAATTATGACTTCCGATACAAATCATTTGAGATTCAGGCAATGTCTGATGAAGAGGCAGCAATGCAGATGGATCTACTAAATCACTCATTCTTTGTATATATATCAGATGAAACAGGCCATGTTAATGTTATATACAAACGTAAAAGCGACAGCTATGGAGTGATTGAACCAATTTATTAG